The Plectropomus leopardus isolate mb chromosome 7, YSFRI_Pleo_2.0, whole genome shotgun sequence genome window below encodes:
- the LOC121945735 gene encoding tetraspanin-13-like, producing MVCGGFVCTKNALCALNILYVLVSLLLIGVAAWGKWFDLVSSIRVVAGVIGVGVFLFLVAFVGLCGALKHHQVLLFFYMIILFIVFVVQFSVSCACLALNKDQQNHLLEVGWNKSEATQKDVEKTLDCCGFSSVSYNGTCEARCFHNKLTCDTCSNTIQQYAGEVLRFVGGIGLFFSFTEILGVWLAHRYRNLKDPRSNPGAFL from the exons ATGGTTTGCGGCGGGTTCGTTTGCACCAAGAACGCGCTCTGCGCTCTCAACATACTCTATGTT CTGGTGAGTCTGCTGCTGATCGGAGTGGCCGCCTGGGGGAAATGGTTCGACCTGGTCTCCAGCATCAGGGTGGTGGCGGGGGTCATCGGCGTGGGCGTCTTCCTGTTCCTGGTTGCCTTCGTGGGGCTGTGCGGCGCCCTGAAGCACCACCAGGTCCTGCTCTTCTTC TACATGATAATCCTGTTCATAGTGTTTGTGGTGCAGTTTTCTGTGTCCTGTGCCTGTCTGGCCCTGAATAAAGACCAGCAG aaCCATCTGCTGGAGGTCGGGTGGAACAAATCAGAGGCGACTCAAAAGGACGTGGAGAAAACACTCGACTGTTGTGGCTTCTCCTCTGTGTCCTACAATGGCACCTGTGAAGCT AGATGCTTTCACAACAAGCTGACTTGTGACACGTGTTCGAACACTATCCAGCAGTATGCGGGAGAAGTGCTGCGGTTTGTGGGTGGTATCGGACTCTTCTTCAGCTTCACAGAG ATCCTCGGAGTCTGGCTCGCACACAGATACAGAAATCTCAAAGATCCTCGGTCAAATCCTGGAGCCTTTCTATAG